Proteins from a single region of Polyangium spumosum:
- a CDS encoding Hpt domain-containing protein — MAQTKDDEIRAALLELRKEYLAELPELLRELAEIVAAAKEGSRQDAMRAAVSRAHALRGTAGSYRFQEISDAAGLVEDGLLGIQGGWLSAEQAWPEIERALAAARAACDRAVVDLLS; from the coding sequence ATGGCGCAGACGAAGGACGACGAGATCCGAGCGGCGCTCCTGGAGTTACGCAAGGAGTACCTCGCGGAGCTGCCGGAGCTCTTGCGAGAGCTCGCCGAGATCGTGGCCGCAGCAAAAGAGGGGTCCAGGCAGGACGCGATGCGCGCCGCCGTGTCGAGGGCGCACGCGCTGCGCGGGACCGCGGGTTCGTACCGCTTCCAGGAGATCAGCGACGCCGCGGGCCTCGTCGAGGACGGGCTGCTCGGCATCCAGGGCGGCTGGCTCTCGGCGGAGCAAGCGTGGCCCGAGATCGAGCGCGCGCTCGCGGCGGCGCGGGCGGCGTGTGATCGAGCGGTCGTCGATCTTCTCTCGTGA
- a CDS encoding serine/threonine-protein kinase, producing MSDTSSIDESGNVIDPPARPSITPEPGMIVAGTYRVEKELGRGGMGVVYRARDTWLDRTVALKLIAPTWDDALAEQRLQQEAKALATLRDQHVVQVYAFGRHGSSYFFAMEYVEGRSLEAILDEYRQRQSALPQHRAITILGRIADGLDAAHGRGIVHRDVKPGNIVIEEDTGRPVLIDFGLAQQHSASRPETIEGTPVYMAPEQAGLAGEGIPVGPWSDVYALGCVAFELLTGRTPYLQRDLVRLLHAHFSAPVPLASSVRPELAPFDAVLSRALAKNPADRYTSCGAFARDLVLAGSPKAQASPSAPPPASVRQPAESATRSIRVLTVDDDPAFGKFAAKAAELAMKGRSMRIRVARSGQAALEAAREEPPDLVLLDLDMPDLDGVDTLSHLRALPRGDHARVVVLSGRVGPQERWKFAVLGVREFVAKPIDLRRLVDTIEGIVERAGWA from the coding sequence TTGAGCGACACCTCGTCGATCGACGAATCCGGCAACGTGATCGATCCCCCCGCGCGCCCCTCGATCACGCCCGAGCCGGGCATGATCGTGGCCGGGACCTATCGCGTCGAAAAGGAGCTCGGGCGCGGCGGCATGGGGGTCGTCTACCGCGCGCGCGACACCTGGCTCGATCGCACGGTCGCCCTGAAGCTCATCGCCCCGACGTGGGACGACGCGCTCGCCGAGCAGCGGCTCCAGCAGGAAGCGAAGGCGCTCGCGACGCTGCGTGATCAACACGTCGTGCAGGTCTACGCGTTCGGCCGACACGGCTCCTCGTACTTCTTCGCCATGGAGTACGTCGAGGGCCGCTCGCTCGAGGCGATCCTCGACGAGTACCGGCAGCGCCAGAGCGCCTTGCCCCAGCACCGCGCGATCACCATCCTCGGGCGCATCGCCGACGGCCTCGACGCCGCGCACGGCCGGGGCATCGTCCATCGCGACGTCAAGCCGGGCAACATCGTCATCGAGGAGGACACCGGCAGGCCCGTGCTCATCGACTTCGGCCTCGCGCAGCAGCACTCCGCGTCGAGGCCCGAGACGATCGAGGGCACGCCGGTCTACATGGCGCCGGAGCAAGCAGGGCTCGCCGGCGAGGGGATACCCGTGGGCCCGTGGAGCGACGTCTACGCGCTCGGATGTGTCGCGTTCGAGCTGCTCACCGGGCGCACGCCGTACCTCCAGCGTGACCTCGTGCGGCTGCTGCACGCGCACTTCAGCGCGCCCGTGCCCCTCGCCTCGTCGGTGCGCCCCGAGCTCGCGCCCTTCGACGCCGTGCTCTCGCGCGCCCTCGCGAAAAACCCCGCCGATCGATACACGAGCTGCGGCGCCTTCGCGCGGGACCTCGTCCTCGCCGGCTCACCCAAGGCCCAGGCGTCGCCGAGCGCGCCGCCGCCCGCGAGCGTCAGGCAACCCGCCGAGAGCGCCACGCGATCGATCCGCGTGCTCACGGTCGACGACGACCCCGCGTTCGGCAAGTTCGCCGCCAAGGCCGCCGAGCTCGCCATGAAGGGCCGATCGATGCGGATCCGCGTCGCGCGCTCGGGCCAGGCCGCGCTCGAGGCCGCGCGCGAAGAGCCCCCCGATCTCGTCCTGCTCGACCTCGACATGCCCGACCTCGACGGCGTGGACACGCTCTCGCACCTGCGCGCCCTGCCGCGCGGCGATCACGCCCGCGTCGTCGTCCTCAGCGGCCGCGTCGGCCCGCAGGAGCGCTGGAAGTTCGCCGTCCTCGGCGTGCGCGAGTTCGTGGCCAAGCCGATCGATCTGCGGCGCCTCGTCGACACGATCGAGGGCATCGTCGAGCGCGCCGGCTGGGCTTGA